One part of the Arabidopsis thaliana chromosome 4, partial sequence genome encodes these proteins:
- the PRP4 gene encoding proline-rich protein 4 (proline-rich protein 4 (PRP4); CONTAINS InterPro DOMAIN/s: Pollen Ole e 1 allergen/extensin (InterPro:IPR006041); BEST Arabidopsis thaliana protein match is: proline-rich protein 2 (TAIR:AT2G21140.1); Has 142477 Blast hits to 44863 proteins in 2266 species: Archae - 463; Bacteria - 33947; Metazoa - 50713; Fungi - 14839; Plants - 19672; Viruses - 4087; Other Eukaryotes - 18756 (source: NCBI BLink).), whose protein sequence is MRILPEPRGSVPCLLLLVSVLLSATLSLARVVEVVGYAESKIKTPHAFSGLRVTIDCKVNKGHFVTKGSGNIDDKGKFGLNIPHDIVSDNGALKEECYAQLHSAAGTPCPAHDGLESTKIVFLSKSGDKHILGLKQNLKFSPEICVSKFFWPMPKLPPFKGFDHPFPLPPPLELPPFLKKPCPPKYSPPVEVPPPVPVYEPPPKKEIPPPVPVYDPPPKKEVPPPVPVYKPPPKVELPPPIPKKPCPPKPPKIEHPPPVPVYKPPPKIEKPPPVPVYKPPPKIEHPPPVPVHKLPKKPCPPKKVDPPPVPVHKPPTKKPCPPKKVDPPPVPVHKPPPKIVIPPPKIEHPPPVPVYKPPPKIEHPPIYIPPIVKKPCPPPVPIYKPPVVIPKKPCPPPVPVYKPPVVVIPKKPCPPLPQLPPLPKFPPLPPKYIHHPKFGKWPPLPPHP, encoded by the exons ATGAGGATCTTACCCGAACCTCGAGGTTCGGTTCCGtgtcttctccttcttgtgTCGGTTCTCTTATCAGCGACTCTCTCACTCGCTCGTGTCGTCGAAGTTGTCGGTTACGCCGAGAGCAAGATCAAAACCCCCCATGCATTTTCAG GACTTCGAGTGACGATCGACTGTAAGGTGAATAAAGGCCATTTTGTTACAAAAGGTTCGGGAAACATTGACGACAAAGGAAAGTTTGGTCTTAATATTCCTCATGACATTGTCTCCGACAACGGAGCGTTAAAGGAGGAGTGTTACGCTCAGCTTCACAGCGCGGCGGGAACACCTTGTCCGGCTCACGACGGCCTTGAGTCCACCAAGATCGtgtttttatccaaatccgGGGATAAACACATTTTGGGTctcaaacaaaatctgaaattttcaCCGGAGATTTGCGTTTCCAAATTCTTCTGGCCTATGCCTAAGTTGCCTCCTTTTAAGGGCTTTGATCATCCTTTCCCTTTACCTCCACCTTTGGAACTTCCACCGTTTCTCAAGAAGCCATGTCCACCTAAATACAGTCCTCCTGTGGAGGTTCCACCCCCGGTACCAGTTTACGAGCCGCCGCCAAAGAAAGAGATTCCCCCGCCGGTTCCGGTTTACGATCCACCGCCTAAGAAAGAGGTTCCACCACCTGTCCCAGTTTACAAGCCACCACCAAAGGTGGAGCTTCCACCGCCTATTCCTAAGAAGCCTTGTCCACCTAAACCGCCGAAGATAGAGCACCCACCTCCGGTTCCGGTTTACAAGCCACCGCCAAAGATAGAGAAGCCACCTCCGGTTCCGGTTTACAAGCCCCCGCCAAAGATAGAGCACCCACCTCCCGTTCCGGTACACAAGCTACCGAAGAAGCCATGTCCGCCTAAGAAAGTTGATCCACCGCCGGTGCCAGTCCACAAACCACCAACGAAGAAGCCTTGTCCGCCTAAGAAAGTTGATCCACCGCCGGTTCCAGTCCACAAGCCGCCGCCAAAGATAGTCATTCCACCGCCGAAGATAGAGCACCCACCTCCAGTTCCGGTTTACAAGCCGCCGCCGAAGATAGAGCATCCACCAATCTACATACCACCAATTGTGAAGAAGCCGTGTCCTCCGCCGGTACCAATATACAAACCACCGGTTGTGATCCCCAAGAAGCCATGCCCTCCGCCGGTACCAGTATACAAACCACCGGTAGTGGTGATTCCAAAGAAGCCATGTCCGCCACTTCCACAGCTCCCACCACTTCCAAAGTTTCCACCTCTTCCTCCTAAATACATTCACCACCCCAAGTTCGGGAAATGGCCTCCGTTGCCTCCACACCCTTGA
- a CDS encoding pre-mRNA-processing-splicing factor-like protein (Pre-mRNA-processing-splicing factor; FUNCTIONS IN: molecular_function unknown; INVOLVED IN: nuclear mRNA splicing, via spliceosome; LOCATED IN: spliceosomal complex; EXPRESSED IN: 19 plant structures; EXPRESSED DURING: 8 growth stages; CONTAINS InterPro DOMAIN/s: Mov34/MPN/PAD-1 (InterPro:IPR000555), Pre-mRNA-processing-splicing factor 8, U5-snRNA-binding (InterPro:IPR019581), Pre-mRNA-processing-splicing factor 8 (InterPro:IPR012591), Pre-mRNA-processing-splicing factor 8, U6-snRNA-binding (InterPro:IPR019580), PROCN (InterPro:IPR012592), PRP8 domain IV core (InterPro:IPR021983), PRO, C-terminal (InterPro:IPR012984), RNA recognition motif, spliceosomal PrP8 (InterPro:IPR019582); BEST Arabidopsis thaliana protein match is: Pre-mRNA-processing-splicing factor (TAIR:AT1G80070.1); Has 803 Blast hits to 702 proteins in 309 species: Archae - 0; Bacteria - 0; Metazoa - 318; Fungi - 227; Plants - 60; Viruses - 0; Other Eukaryotes - 198 (source: NCBI BLink).), with product MWNIDGTSLAPPGTDGSRMQTPSHPADHPSYTAPSNRNTPTVPTPEDAEAKLEKKARTWMQLNSKRDHGDMSSKKHRLDKRVYLGALKFVPHAVFKLLENMPMPWEQVRDVKVLYHITGAITFVNEVRWVVEPIYMAQWGSMWIMMRREKRDRRHFKRMRFPPFDDEEPPLDYADNLLDVDPLEAIQLELDEEEDSAVYSWFYDHKPLVKTKMINGPSYQTWNLSLPIMSTLHRLAAQLLSDLVDRNYFYLFDMPSFFTAKALNMCIPGGPKFEPLHRDMEKGDEDWNEFNDINKLIIRSPLRTEYKVAFPHLYNNRPRKVKLCVYHTPMVMYIKTEDPDLPAFYYDPLIHPISNSNNTNKEQRKSNGYDDDGDDFVLPEGLEPLLNNSPLYTDTTAPGISLLFAPRPFNMRSGRTRRAEDIPLVAEWFKEHCPPAYPVKVRVSYQKLLKCYLLNELHHRPPKAQKKKHLFRSLAATKFFQSTELDWVEVGLQVCRQGYNMLNLLIHRKNLNYLHLDYNFNLKPVKTLTTKERKKSRFGNAFHLCREILRLTKLVVDANVQFRLGNVDAFQLADGLQYIFSHVGQLTGMYRYKYRLMRQIRMCKDLKHLIYYRFNTGPVGKGPGCGFWAPMWRVWLFFLRGIVPLLERWLGNLLARQFEGRHSKGVAKTVTKQRVESHFDLELRAAVMHDVVDAMPEGIKQNKARTILQHLSEAWRCWKANIPWKVPGLPVAIENMILRYVKSKADWWTNVAHYNRERIRRGATVDKTVCRKNLGRLTRLWLKAEQERQHNFQKDGPYVTADEGIAIYSTTVNWLESRKFSAIPFPPLSYKHDTKLLILALERLKESYSAAVKLNQQQREELGLIEQAYDNPHEALMRIKRHLLTQHSFKEVGIEFMDLYSHLIPVYQIDPLEKITDAYLDQYLWYEGDKRHLFPNWIKPADSEPPPLLVYKWCQGINNLQGIWDTSDGQCVVMLQTKFEKLFEKIDLTVLNSLLRLVLDPKLANYVTGKNNVVLSYKDMSYTNTYGLIRGLQFASFVVQFYGLVLDLLLLGLTRASEIAGPPQRPNEFMTYWDTKVETRHPIRLYSRYIDKVHIMFKFTHEEARDLIQRHLTERPDPNNENMVGYNNKKCWPRDARMRLMKHDVNLGRSVFWDMKNRLPRSITTLEWENGFVSVYSKDNPNLLFSMCGFEVRVLPKIRMGQEAFSSTRDGVWNLQNEQTKERTAVAFLRADDEHMKVFENRVRQILMSSGSTTFTKIVNKWNTALIGLMTYFREATVHTQELLDLLVKCENKIQTRVKIGLNSKMPSRFPPVIFYTPKEIGGLGMLSMGHILIPQSDLRYSNQTDVGVSHFRSGMSHEEDQLIPNLYRYIQPWESEFIDSQRVWAEYALKRQEAQAQNRRLTLEDLEDSWDRGIPRINTLFQKDRHTLAYDKGWRVRTDFKQYQALKQNPFWWTHQRHDGKLWNLNNYRTDVIQALGGVEGILEHTLFKGTYFPTWEGLFWEKASGFEESMKYKKLTNAQRSGLNQIPNRRFTLWWSPTINRANVYVGFQVQLDLTGIYMHGKIPTLKISLIQIFRAHLWQKIHESVVMDLCQVLDQELEPLEIETVQKETIHPRKSYKMNSSCADVLLFAAHKWPMSKPSLIAESKDVFDQKASNKYWIDVQLRWGDYDSHDIERYTKAKFMDYTTDNMSIYPSPTGVIIGLDLAYNLHSAFGNWFPGSKPLLAQAMNKIMKSNPALYVLRERIRKGLQLYSSEPTEPYLSSQNYGEIFSNQIIWFVDDTNVYRVTIHKTFEGNLTTKPINGVIFIFNPRTGQLFLKIIHTSVWAGQKRLGQLAKWKTAEEVAALVRSLPVEEQPKQVIVTRKGMLDPLEVHLLDFPNIVIKGSELQLPFQACLKIEKFGDLILKATEPQMALFNIYDDWLMTVSSYTAFQRLILILRALHVNNEKAKMLLKPDMSVVTEPNHIWPSLTDDQWMKVEVALRDLILSDYAKKNKVNTSALTQSEIRDIILGAEITPPSQQRQQIAEIEKQAKEASQLTAVTTRTTNVHGDELISTTISPYEQSAFGSKTDWRVRAISATNLYLRVNHIYVNSDDIKETGYTYIMPKNILKKFICIADLRTQIAGYLYGISPPDNPQVKEIRCVVMVPQCGNHQQVQLPSSLPEHQFLDDLEPLGWIHTQPNELPQLSPQDVTFHTRVLENNKQWDAEKCIILTCSFTPGSCSLTSYKLTQAGYEWGRLNKDTGSNPHGYLPTHYEKVQMLLSDRFFGFYMVPENGPWNYNFMGANHTVSINYSLTLGTPKEYYHQVHRPTHFLQFSKMEEDGDLDRDDSFA from the exons GGATCATGGTGATATGTCATCAAAGAAACATCGACTTGATAAACGTGTATATCTTGGAGCACTTAAGTTCGTTCCTCACGCAGTTTTCAAGCTCCTGGAGAATATGCCTATGCCCTGGGAACAG GTCCGGGACGTGAAGGTCTTGTACCACATCACTGGAGCTATTACATTTGTGAACGAAGTACGATGGGTTGTGGAACCTATTTACATGGCTCAG TGGGGTTCTATGTGGATAATGATGAGAAGGGAGAAGAGGGATCGTCGTCATTTCAAGAGAATGCGGTTTCCACCATTTGATGATGAGGAGCCCCCTCTAGACTATGCTGATAACCTGTTGGACGTTGATCCTCTAGAGGCAATTCAGTTGGAgctagatgaagaagaagattctgcTGTGTACTCTTGGTTTTACGACCACAAGCCacttgtaaaaacaaaaatgatcaaTGGTCCAAGTTACCAGACGTGGAATCTCTCACTTCCAATTATGTCAACCCTTCACAGGCTTGCAGCCCAGTTGTTGTCTGATTTGGTTGATCGCAACTACTTCTACTTGTTTGACATGCCATCATTCTTTACTGCAAAGGCACTGAACATGTGCATACCAG GCGGTCCTAAGTTTGAGCCTTTGCATCGTGATATGGAGAAAGGAGATGAAGACTGGAATGAATTTAATGACATCAACAAGCTTATAATTCGATCCCCTCTGCGAACTGAGTACAAAGTAGCTTTCCCACATCTGTACAATAATAGGCCCAGGAAAGTAAAACTCTGTGTCTATCACACTCCTATGGTTATGTACATAAAGACTGAGGATCCTGACCTTCCTGCCTTTTATTATGATCCATTAATTCACCCCATAAGTAACTCTAATAACACTAATAAAGAACAGCGCAAAAGTAATggttatgatgatgatggggaTGACTTTGTGTTACCAGAAGGACTGGAACCTTTGCTAAATAACTCGCCACTCTACACTGACACTACAGCTCCTGGCATTTCATTGTTGTTTGCCCCTCGGCCTTTCAATATGAGGTCTGGGAGGACTCGGCGGGCTGAAGATATACCCCTTGTTGCAGAGTGGTTTAAGGAGCACTG TCCTCCAGCATATCCTGTCAAAGTTCGGGTTAGTTACCAGAAGCTTTTGAAATGTTATCTACTGAATGAGCTGCACCATAGACCCCCTAAggctcagaagaagaagcatttgTTTCGATCTCTTGCAGCTACAAAGTTTTTTCAGAGCACCGAACTGGATTGGGTTGAAGTGGGTCTGCAAGTCTGCCGGCAGGGGTATAATATGCTGAACCTGTTGATTCACAGGAAGAATTTGAACTACCTGCACCTTGATTATAACTTCAACCTCAAGCCTGTGAAAACTCTGACAACCAAGGAACGAAAGAAGTCGCGTTTTGGAAATGCTTTCCATCTCTGCCGTGAGATCCTCCGGCTGACAAAACTTGTAGTTGATGCAAATGTCCAGTTCCGACTTGGTAATGTTGATGCCTTTCAATTGGCTGATGGCCTGCAATATATTTTCTCCCATGTTGGGCAATTGACAGGTATGTATCGTTATAAGTACAGGCTTATGAGACAAATCAGGATGTGCAAGGATTTGAAACACTTGATCTATTACCGTTTCAATACTGGTCCTGTGGGTAAAGGACCAGGGTGTGGATTTTGGGCTCCAATGTGGAGGGTATGGTTGTTTTTCCTTCGCGGAATAGTTCCTCTTCTAGAACGATGGTTAGGGAATCTGCTTGCACGTCAATTTGAGGGGCGTCACTCAAAGGGAGTGGCCAAAACAGTCACAAAACAGAGAGTTGAAAGCCATTTTGATTTGGAGCTTCGAGCTGCTGTCATGCatgatgttgttgatgcaATGCCAG AGGGTATTAAGCAAAATAAGGCGCGGACGATATTGCAGCACCTTAGTGAGGCATGGCGGTGTTGGAAAGCTAATATACCATGGAAGGTCCCTGGATTACCTGTGGCAATTGAGAATATGATCCTCCGATATGTCAAGTCTAAAGCTGATTGGTGGACAAATGTTGCTCACTACAATCGTGAACGTATCAGAAGAGGGGCTACTGTTGATAAGACAGTTTGTAGAAAGAATCTTGGACGGTTGACCCGTCTTTGGCTCAAGGCAGAACAG GAACGACAACATAATTTTCAGAAAGATGGTCCATATGTCACAGCGGATGAAGGAATTGCAATTTATAGCACCACTGTAAATTGGCTGGAATCTAGAAAATTTTCAGCAATCCCATTCCCTCCATTATCATATAAACATGACACAAAGTTGCTTATCTTGGCCCTTGAGAGACTGAAAGAATCATATAGTGCAGCTGTGAAGTTGAATCAACAGCAGAGAGAAGAGCTTGGTTTAATTGAACAAGCTTATGACAATCCTCATGAAGCTCTGATGCGAATAAAGCGTCATCTTCTCACTCAGCATAGCTTCAAAGAA GTTGGCATAGAGTTTATGGATCTATATAGCCATTTGATTCCAGTCTATCAAATTGATCCCCTGGAGAAAATTACTGATGCTTATCTTGATCAGTATTTGTGGTATGAGGGTGACAAGCGCCACTTGTTTCCCAATTGGATTAAGCCTGCAGACTCAGAGCCGCCACCGCTCCTGGTTTACAAATGGTGTCAAGGTATCAATAATTTGCAAGGCATATGGGACACTAGTGATGGTCAGTGTGTAGTGATGCTCCAGACGAAGTTTGAAAAACTCTTTGAGAAGATTGATTTGACAGTGTTGAACAG CCTTCTTCGTTTGGTTCTTGATCCCAAGCTTGCAAACTATGTGACTGGCAAGAATAACGTGGTGCTGTCTTACAAGGATATGAGCTATACTAATACGTATGGACTCATTAGGGGACTGCAGTTCGCATCGTTTGTTGTTCAGTTTTATGGACTAGTGTTAGATCTTTTGCTCCTTGGTTTGACTCGAGCAAGTGAAATTGCCGGGCCACCGCAGAGGCCTAATGAGTTTATGACCTACTGGGATACAAAAGTTGAGACACGCCATCCCATAAGACTGTATTCTCGGTATATAGACAAAGTGcatataatgtttaaatttacCCATGAAGAGGCTAGGGATCTTATTCAACGTCATCTCACCGAGCGTCCTGATCCCAACAATGAAAACATGGTGGgatataacaataaaaaatgcTGGCCAAGAGATGCAAGGATGAGGTTAATGAAACATGATG TCAATCTTGGTAGAAGTGTCTTCTGGGATATGAAGAATCGTCTTCCACGGAGCATCACAACCTTGGAGTGGGAGAATGGCTTCGTCTCCGTGTACAGCAAGGATAATCCAAACTTGCTTTTCAGCAT GTGTGGATTTGAAGTCCGCGTGCTTCCAAAAATCAGGATGGGTCAAGAAGCTTTTAGCAGCACAAGGGATGGTGTCTGGAATCTGCAGAATGAACAAACTAAAGAGAGGACTGCAGTTGCTTTTCTGCGGGCTGATGATGAACACATGAAGGTGTTTGAGAATCGTGTGAGGCAGATTCTTATGTCGTCAGGGTCAACCACATTTACCAAAATCGTCAATAAATGGAATACAGCTCTGATAG GCCTCATGACTTACTTCCGTGAAGCCACTGTGCATACGCAAGAGCTCTTGGATCTGCTTGTTAAAtgtgaaaataaaatccaaacgAGGGTTAAGATTGGGCTAAACTCAAAGATGCCTAGTCG ATTTCCTCCTGTTATCTTCTACACTCCGAAAGAAATTGGCGGGCTTGGGATGTTGTCTATGGGTCATATTTTGATCCCACAAAGTGACCTTCGGTACAGCAACCAGACAGATGTTGGTGTAAGCCATTTCAGGAGTGGAATGAGCCACGAGGAGGATCAACTGATTCCTAATCTTTACCGTTACATACAACCATGGGAAAGCGAATTTATTGATTCACAGCGGGTGTGGGCAGAGTATGCTTTGAAGAGGCAGGAAGCTCAGGCCCAAAATAGACGTCTGACGCTGGAGGATCTGGAA gACTCTTGGGATAGGGGAATTCCGCGTATAAATACGCTGTTCCAGAAGGATAGGCACACTTTAGCATATGATAAAGGTTGGAGGGTCCGGACCGACTTCAAACAGTACCAAGCCCTGAAACAAAATCCTTTCTGGTGGACACACCAGAGGCATGATGGTAAATTGTGGAACTTGAACAATTACCGAACTGATGTCATCCAAGCTCTTGGAGGTGTTGAGGGTATTCTTGAGCACACCTTATTTAAAGGAACATA CTTTCCAACTTGGGAGGGTCTTTTTTGGGAGAAGGCATCTGGTTTTGAGGAGTCTATGAAATATAAGAAACTGACAAATGCACAGAGGTCTGGTCTGAACCAGATTCCGAATAGAAGATTCACGCTCTGGTGGTCGCCAACAATTAATCGAGCGAATGTGTATGTGGGTTTCCAAGTGCAGTTGGATTTGACAGGAATATATATGCACGGAAAGATTCCTACTCTTAAAATATCTTTGATTCAGATATTCCGTGCTCATTTGTGGCAAAAAATCCATGAGAGTGTTGTTATGGACCTTTGCCAAGTACTGGATCAAGAGTTGGAACCTTTGGAGATAGAAACTGTGCAGAAAGAGACAATTCATCCACGGAAGAGTTACAAAATGAATAGCTCTTGTGCTGATGTTCTTCTGTTTGCTGCCCATAAATGGCCAATGTCTAAGCCTAGTCTAATCGCTGAGTCCAAGGATGTGTTTGATCAGAAAGCGAGTAACAAGTACTGGATAGATGTGCAACTTCGATGGGGAGATTATGACTCCCATGATATTGAACGCTATACTAAGGCCAAATTCATGGATTACACAACGGACAACATGTCTATCTATCCATCTCCAACGG GTGTAATTATTGGGCTTGATTTGGCCTACAACTTGCATTCCGCCTTTGGTAATTGGTTCCCTGGTTCCAAACCTCTGCTTGCTCAAGCAATGAACAAGATCATGAAG TCAAATCCCGCTCTATACGTGTTGAGAGAGAGGATAAGGAAAGGTTTGCAGTTGTACTCATCTGAGCCTACAGAGCCATATCTGTCATCTCAAAACTATGGTGAAATATTCAGCAATCAGATCATATGGTTTGTTGATGATACCAATGTATACCGTGTCACAATCCACAAGACATTTGAAGGAAATCTAACAACAAAGCCAATCAATGgtgtgatttttattttcaaccCAAGAACAGGGCAACTATTCCTTAAG ATCATTCATACAAGCGTTTGGGCTGGGCAGAAGCGCCTTGGTCAGCTTGCAAAATGGAAAACTGCTGAAGAGGTCGCTGCACTTGTGCGGTCTCTCCCTGTTGAAGAACAGCCAAAACAAGTTATTGTGACTCGTAAAGGAATGTTGGATCCCCTTGAGGTTCATCTGCTGGATTTCCCAAACATTGTTATAAAGGGAAGTGAACTCCAGCTTCCGTTCCAGGCTTGTCTTAAGATAGAAAAATTTGGTGATCTGATTTTGAAGGCCACAGAGCCGCAGATGGCCCTCTTCAATATCTATGATGATTGGTTGATGACTGTTTCTTCGTACACTGCCTTTCAAAGACTCATCCTGATCCTTCGTGCTCTTCACGTAAACAATGAGAAGGCAAAGATGTTATTGAAGCCTGACATGTCTGTTGTCACTGAGCCAAATCACATTTGGCCTTCTCTCACTGACGACCAATGGATGAAG GTGGAGGTTGCTCTTAGAGATCTCATCCTTTCCGACTACgcgaagaagaacaaagtaaaTACATCAGCTCTGACACAATCAGAGATAAGAGATATAATACTTGGAGCGGAGATTACTCCACCGTCTCAGCAGAGGCAACAGATAGCTGAGATTGAGAAACAG GCAAAGGAAGCGAGCCAGCTTACTGCAGTCACAACAAGAACCACAAATGTTCATGGTGATGAATTGATTAGCACCACCATTAGTCCGTACGAGCAATCTGCATTCGGATCCAAAACAGACTGGCGTGTGCGCGCAATTTCAGCTACTAACCTCTACCTCAGGGTCAACCACATCTACGTGAACTCAGATGACATAAAG GAAACTGGATACACCTACATCATGCCAAAGAACATATTGAAGAAGTTTATATGCATAGCGGATCTTCGAACTCAAATTGCTGGATATTTATATGGGATAAGTCCGCCGGATAATCCTCAAGTGAAGGAAATCCGTTGTGTTGTGATGGTGCCACAATGCGGAAATCACCAGCAAGTTCAACTGCCGTCGTCTCTTCCGGAACATCAGTTCTTGGATGATTTAGAGCCCCTGGGATGGATACACACACAGCCTAACGAGCTTCCTCAGTTGTCACCACAg GATGTGACTTTTCACACTCGTGTTCTGGAGAACAACAAGCAATGGGACGCAGAAAAATGCATCATCCTGACATGTAGTTTCACTCCGGGCTCATGCTCTTTGACGTCATATAAGCTGACGCAAGCCGGATATGAATGGGGACGGCTGAACAAAGACACAGGCAGCAATCCCCACGGTTACCTTCCCACCCACTACGAGAAGGTCCAAATGCTCTTGAGTGACCGTTTCTTCGGGTTCTACATG GTTCCTGAGAACGGACCCTGGAACTACAACTTCATGGGAGCGAATCACACGGTGAGCATAAACTACAGCTTGACACTCGGAACCCCCAAGGAATACTATCACCAAGTCCATCGACCCACTCATTTCCTCCAGTTCAGCAAAATGGAGGAGGATGGTGACCTCGATCGTGATGACTCTTTTGCTTAA